One window of the Salvia miltiorrhiza cultivar Shanhuang (shh) chromosome 6, IMPLAD_Smil_shh, whole genome shotgun sequence genome contains the following:
- the LOC130988049 gene encoding uncharacterized protein LOC130988049 isoform X2: MVQLMGSLHSENFEDFAEEEYGSLPKRSRSEAAPSTQQLMSVNHVSNVSPSQYNPLDEPSPLGLRLRKSPSLLDLIQMTLSKRNSRSISENTTEMTNQGSKKDTRGSIALSASDKLKASNFPASLLRIGSWEYVSKYEGDLVAKCYFAKHKLVWEVLDGGLKSKIEIQWSEITALKADIPDDGPGSLTIVLARQPAFFRETNPQPRKHTLWQATTDFTDGQASKNKQHFLQCPPGMLDKHYEKLIQCDVRLSVLSQQPEIILDSPYFKSQASVRENSEESSEDGANQQPHAAKGSPITTFQEVASSASPQLRASEFGKNPLTLQHVSKEAASPSSVIDPQAIEGSRKSIEHDSGGPKSWDSLKLPGLRPSMSMTDLVNHIGNCISEQMTSGSLPLAKASECHDMLENISQVLLSDTQCSTGLDERSLMKKVNSLCSLLQDPVIATSALVDGENRNQVADPAKNVYFDLANDSVHSTHEKTGNTLQASEVNFADGPAGLPRKDSFSDLLLHLPRIASLPRFSNLLYGIAEGEEYQSP, from the exons ATGGTTCAGCTGATGGGATCGCTGCATTCCGAGAATTTCGAGGATTTCGCCGAAGAAGAGTATGGCTCTCTCCCTAAACGCTCTCGTTCGGAAGCCGCTCCTTCTACTCAG CAGTTGATGTCTGTGAACCACGTGTCGAATGTGTCACCTTCACAGTACAATCCACTTGATGAGCCAAGTCCTTTGGGTTTGCGGCTCAGAAAAAGTCcgtcattactggatttaatcCAGATGACGCTCTCCAAAAGAAATAGCAGGTCTATCTCAGAGAATACTACTGAAATGACTAACCAGGGAAGCAAGAAAGATACGAGGGGGAGTATTGCTTTAAGTGCTAGTGATAAGTTGAAAGCTTCAAATTTTCCAGCTTCGTTGTTGAGAATTGGCAGCTGGGAG TATGTTTCGAAATATGAAGGCGATCTGGTGGCAAAGTGCTATTTTGCAAAGCATAAGCTTGTATGGGAAGTTCTTGATGGAGGTCTCAAGAGTaaaattgagatccagtggTCTGAAATAACTGCTCTGAAGGCTGACATTCCTGATGATGGTCCCGGATCTTTAACCATTGTG CTAGCTCGGCAACCTGCTTTTTTTCGTGAAACAAATCCACAACCCAGAAAACATACTCTATGGCAGGCAACCACTGACTTCACTGACGGGCAGGCTAGCAAAAACAA GCAACATTTTTTACAATGTCCTCCTGGCATGTTAGACAAGCATTATGAAAAGCTCATTCAGTGTGACGTGCGTCTTAGTGTCTTGAGCCAACAACCTGAAATAATTCTGGACTCCCCTTACTTTAAATCACAAGCTTCTGTTCGAGAAAACTCAGAAGAATCTTCAGAGGATGGGGCAAATCAACAGCCACACGCTGCCAAAGGATCACCCATCACTACTTTCCAGGAAGTGGCTTCATCAGCTAGTCCACAATTACGGGCTTCCGAATTTGGAAAGAATCCCCTAACATTGCAGCATGTGTCTAAAGAGGCAGCATCACCAAGCTCAG TGATTGATCCACAAGCTATTGAAGGGAGTAGGAAGAGTATTGAGCATGATTCCGGAGGACCAAAAAGTTGGGACTCATTGAAGCTACCAGGATTACGCCCCTCCATGTCAATGACGGATCTTGTGAACCACATAGGAAACTGTATCTCTGAGCAAATGACTTCTGGAAGCTTACCCTTAGCCAAGGCATCCGAATGCCATGACATGCTCGAAAACATCTCTCAAGTTTTGCTCAGTGATACTCAGTGTTCAACAGGGTTGGACGAGAGATCCCTAATGAAGAAGGTAAATTCTCTGTGCAGCTTGCTGCAGGATCCCGTCATAGCTACCAGTGCTCTAGTTGATGGTGAAAACCGTAACCAAGTTGCTGATCCTGCTAAAAATGTCTACTTTGACCTTGCAAATGATTCTGTTCATTCTACACACGAGAAGACCGGTAACACCTTGCAAGCTTCTGAAGTAAATTTTGCAGATGGGCCAGCTGGTCTACCTAGAAAAGACTCGTTTAGCGATTTGCTTCTCCATCTTCCACGTATTGCTTCTCTCCCGAGGTTTTCGAACTTGTTATATGGAATTGCAGAAGGTGAAGAATATCAATCTCCGTGA
- the LOC130988049 gene encoding uncharacterized protein LOC130988049 isoform X1, whose protein sequence is MVQLMGSLHSENFEDFAEEEYGSLPKRSRSEAAPSTQQLMSVNHVSNVSPSQYNPLDEPSPLGLRLRKSPSLLDLIQMTLSKRNSRSISENTTEMTNQGSKKDTRGSIALSASDKLKASNFPASLLRIGSWEYVSKYEGDLVAKCYFAKHKLVWEVLDGGLKSKIEIQWSEITALKADIPDDGPGSLTIVLARQPAFFRETNPQPRKHTLWQATTDFTDGQASKNKQHFLQCPPGMLDKHYEKLIQCDVRLSVLSQQPEIILDSPYFKSQASVRENSEESSEDGANQQPHAAKGSPITTFQEVASSASPQLRASEFGKNPLTLQHVSKEAASPSSVVIDPQAIEGSRKSIEHDSGGPKSWDSLKLPGLRPSMSMTDLVNHIGNCISEQMTSGSLPLAKASECHDMLENISQVLLSDTQCSTGLDERSLMKKVNSLCSLLQDPVIATSALVDGENRNQVADPAKNVYFDLANDSVHSTHEKTGNTLQASEVNFADGPAGLPRKDSFSDLLLHLPRIASLPRFSNLLYGIAEGEEYQSP, encoded by the exons ATGGTTCAGCTGATGGGATCGCTGCATTCCGAGAATTTCGAGGATTTCGCCGAAGAAGAGTATGGCTCTCTCCCTAAACGCTCTCGTTCGGAAGCCGCTCCTTCTACTCAG CAGTTGATGTCTGTGAACCACGTGTCGAATGTGTCACCTTCACAGTACAATCCACTTGATGAGCCAAGTCCTTTGGGTTTGCGGCTCAGAAAAAGTCcgtcattactggatttaatcCAGATGACGCTCTCCAAAAGAAATAGCAGGTCTATCTCAGAGAATACTACTGAAATGACTAACCAGGGAAGCAAGAAAGATACGAGGGGGAGTATTGCTTTAAGTGCTAGTGATAAGTTGAAAGCTTCAAATTTTCCAGCTTCGTTGTTGAGAATTGGCAGCTGGGAG TATGTTTCGAAATATGAAGGCGATCTGGTGGCAAAGTGCTATTTTGCAAAGCATAAGCTTGTATGGGAAGTTCTTGATGGAGGTCTCAAGAGTaaaattgagatccagtggTCTGAAATAACTGCTCTGAAGGCTGACATTCCTGATGATGGTCCCGGATCTTTAACCATTGTG CTAGCTCGGCAACCTGCTTTTTTTCGTGAAACAAATCCACAACCCAGAAAACATACTCTATGGCAGGCAACCACTGACTTCACTGACGGGCAGGCTAGCAAAAACAA GCAACATTTTTTACAATGTCCTCCTGGCATGTTAGACAAGCATTATGAAAAGCTCATTCAGTGTGACGTGCGTCTTAGTGTCTTGAGCCAACAACCTGAAATAATTCTGGACTCCCCTTACTTTAAATCACAAGCTTCTGTTCGAGAAAACTCAGAAGAATCTTCAGAGGATGGGGCAAATCAACAGCCACACGCTGCCAAAGGATCACCCATCACTACTTTCCAGGAAGTGGCTTCATCAGCTAGTCCACAATTACGGGCTTCCGAATTTGGAAAGAATCCCCTAACATTGCAGCATGTGTCTAAAGAGGCAGCATCACCAAGCTCAG TAGTGATTGATCCACAAGCTATTGAAGGGAGTAGGAAGAGTATTGAGCATGATTCCGGAGGACCAAAAAGTTGGGACTCATTGAAGCTACCAGGATTACGCCCCTCCATGTCAATGACGGATCTTGTGAACCACATAGGAAACTGTATCTCTGAGCAAATGACTTCTGGAAGCTTACCCTTAGCCAAGGCATCCGAATGCCATGACATGCTCGAAAACATCTCTCAAGTTTTGCTCAGTGATACTCAGTGTTCAACAGGGTTGGACGAGAGATCCCTAATGAAGAAGGTAAATTCTCTGTGCAGCTTGCTGCAGGATCCCGTCATAGCTACCAGTGCTCTAGTTGATGGTGAAAACCGTAACCAAGTTGCTGATCCTGCTAAAAATGTCTACTTTGACCTTGCAAATGATTCTGTTCATTCTACACACGAGAAGACCGGTAACACCTTGCAAGCTTCTGAAGTAAATTTTGCAGATGGGCCAGCTGGTCTACCTAGAAAAGACTCGTTTAGCGATTTGCTTCTCCATCTTCCACGTATTGCTTCTCTCCCGAGGTTTTCGAACTTGTTATATGGAATTGCAGAAGGTGAAGAATATCAATCTCCGTGA
- the LOC130988049 gene encoding uncharacterized protein LOC130988049 isoform X4: MVQLMGSLHSENFEDFAEEEYGSLPKRSRSEAAPSTQLMSVNHVSNVSPSQYNPLDEPSPLGLRLRKSPSLLDLIQMTLSKRNSRSISENTTEMTNQGSKKDTRGSIALSASDKLKASNFPASLLRIGSWEYVSKYEGDLVAKCYFAKHKLVWEVLDGGLKSKIEIQWSEITALKADIPDDGPGSLTIVLARQPAFFRETNPQPRKHTLWQATTDFTDGQASKNKQHFLQCPPGMLDKHYEKLIQCDVRLSVLSQQPEIILDSPYFKSQASVRENSEESSEDGANQQPHAAKGSPITTFQEVASSASPQLRASEFGKNPLTLQHVSKEAASPSSVIDPQAIEGSRKSIEHDSGGPKSWDSLKLPGLRPSMSMTDLVNHIGNCISEQMTSGSLPLAKASECHDMLENISQVLLSDTQCSTGLDERSLMKKVNSLCSLLQDPVIATSALVDGENRNQVADPAKNVYFDLANDSVHSTHEKTGNTLQASEVNFADGPAGLPRKDSFSDLLLHLPRIASLPRFSNLLYGIAEGEEYQSP, translated from the exons ATGGTTCAGCTGATGGGATCGCTGCATTCCGAGAATTTCGAGGATTTCGCCGAAGAAGAGTATGGCTCTCTCCCTAAACGCTCTCGTTCGGAAGCCGCTCCTTCTACTCAG TTGATGTCTGTGAACCACGTGTCGAATGTGTCACCTTCACAGTACAATCCACTTGATGAGCCAAGTCCTTTGGGTTTGCGGCTCAGAAAAAGTCcgtcattactggatttaatcCAGATGACGCTCTCCAAAAGAAATAGCAGGTCTATCTCAGAGAATACTACTGAAATGACTAACCAGGGAAGCAAGAAAGATACGAGGGGGAGTATTGCTTTAAGTGCTAGTGATAAGTTGAAAGCTTCAAATTTTCCAGCTTCGTTGTTGAGAATTGGCAGCTGGGAG TATGTTTCGAAATATGAAGGCGATCTGGTGGCAAAGTGCTATTTTGCAAAGCATAAGCTTGTATGGGAAGTTCTTGATGGAGGTCTCAAGAGTaaaattgagatccagtggTCTGAAATAACTGCTCTGAAGGCTGACATTCCTGATGATGGTCCCGGATCTTTAACCATTGTG CTAGCTCGGCAACCTGCTTTTTTTCGTGAAACAAATCCACAACCCAGAAAACATACTCTATGGCAGGCAACCACTGACTTCACTGACGGGCAGGCTAGCAAAAACAA GCAACATTTTTTACAATGTCCTCCTGGCATGTTAGACAAGCATTATGAAAAGCTCATTCAGTGTGACGTGCGTCTTAGTGTCTTGAGCCAACAACCTGAAATAATTCTGGACTCCCCTTACTTTAAATCACAAGCTTCTGTTCGAGAAAACTCAGAAGAATCTTCAGAGGATGGGGCAAATCAACAGCCACACGCTGCCAAAGGATCACCCATCACTACTTTCCAGGAAGTGGCTTCATCAGCTAGTCCACAATTACGGGCTTCCGAATTTGGAAAGAATCCCCTAACATTGCAGCATGTGTCTAAAGAGGCAGCATCACCAAGCTCAG TGATTGATCCACAAGCTATTGAAGGGAGTAGGAAGAGTATTGAGCATGATTCCGGAGGACCAAAAAGTTGGGACTCATTGAAGCTACCAGGATTACGCCCCTCCATGTCAATGACGGATCTTGTGAACCACATAGGAAACTGTATCTCTGAGCAAATGACTTCTGGAAGCTTACCCTTAGCCAAGGCATCCGAATGCCATGACATGCTCGAAAACATCTCTCAAGTTTTGCTCAGTGATACTCAGTGTTCAACAGGGTTGGACGAGAGATCCCTAATGAAGAAGGTAAATTCTCTGTGCAGCTTGCTGCAGGATCCCGTCATAGCTACCAGTGCTCTAGTTGATGGTGAAAACCGTAACCAAGTTGCTGATCCTGCTAAAAATGTCTACTTTGACCTTGCAAATGATTCTGTTCATTCTACACACGAGAAGACCGGTAACACCTTGCAAGCTTCTGAAGTAAATTTTGCAGATGGGCCAGCTGGTCTACCTAGAAAAGACTCGTTTAGCGATTTGCTTCTCCATCTTCCACGTATTGCTTCTCTCCCGAGGTTTTCGAACTTGTTATATGGAATTGCAGAAGGTGAAGAATATCAATCTCCGTGA
- the LOC130988049 gene encoding uncharacterized protein LOC130988049 isoform X3, protein MVQLMGSLHSENFEDFAEEEYGSLPKRSRSEAAPSTQLMSVNHVSNVSPSQYNPLDEPSPLGLRLRKSPSLLDLIQMTLSKRNSRSISENTTEMTNQGSKKDTRGSIALSASDKLKASNFPASLLRIGSWEYVSKYEGDLVAKCYFAKHKLVWEVLDGGLKSKIEIQWSEITALKADIPDDGPGSLTIVLARQPAFFRETNPQPRKHTLWQATTDFTDGQASKNKQHFLQCPPGMLDKHYEKLIQCDVRLSVLSQQPEIILDSPYFKSQASVRENSEESSEDGANQQPHAAKGSPITTFQEVASSASPQLRASEFGKNPLTLQHVSKEAASPSSVVIDPQAIEGSRKSIEHDSGGPKSWDSLKLPGLRPSMSMTDLVNHIGNCISEQMTSGSLPLAKASECHDMLENISQVLLSDTQCSTGLDERSLMKKVNSLCSLLQDPVIATSALVDGENRNQVADPAKNVYFDLANDSVHSTHEKTGNTLQASEVNFADGPAGLPRKDSFSDLLLHLPRIASLPRFSNLLYGIAEGEEYQSP, encoded by the exons ATGGTTCAGCTGATGGGATCGCTGCATTCCGAGAATTTCGAGGATTTCGCCGAAGAAGAGTATGGCTCTCTCCCTAAACGCTCTCGTTCGGAAGCCGCTCCTTCTACTCAG TTGATGTCTGTGAACCACGTGTCGAATGTGTCACCTTCACAGTACAATCCACTTGATGAGCCAAGTCCTTTGGGTTTGCGGCTCAGAAAAAGTCcgtcattactggatttaatcCAGATGACGCTCTCCAAAAGAAATAGCAGGTCTATCTCAGAGAATACTACTGAAATGACTAACCAGGGAAGCAAGAAAGATACGAGGGGGAGTATTGCTTTAAGTGCTAGTGATAAGTTGAAAGCTTCAAATTTTCCAGCTTCGTTGTTGAGAATTGGCAGCTGGGAG TATGTTTCGAAATATGAAGGCGATCTGGTGGCAAAGTGCTATTTTGCAAAGCATAAGCTTGTATGGGAAGTTCTTGATGGAGGTCTCAAGAGTaaaattgagatccagtggTCTGAAATAACTGCTCTGAAGGCTGACATTCCTGATGATGGTCCCGGATCTTTAACCATTGTG CTAGCTCGGCAACCTGCTTTTTTTCGTGAAACAAATCCACAACCCAGAAAACATACTCTATGGCAGGCAACCACTGACTTCACTGACGGGCAGGCTAGCAAAAACAA GCAACATTTTTTACAATGTCCTCCTGGCATGTTAGACAAGCATTATGAAAAGCTCATTCAGTGTGACGTGCGTCTTAGTGTCTTGAGCCAACAACCTGAAATAATTCTGGACTCCCCTTACTTTAAATCACAAGCTTCTGTTCGAGAAAACTCAGAAGAATCTTCAGAGGATGGGGCAAATCAACAGCCACACGCTGCCAAAGGATCACCCATCACTACTTTCCAGGAAGTGGCTTCATCAGCTAGTCCACAATTACGGGCTTCCGAATTTGGAAAGAATCCCCTAACATTGCAGCATGTGTCTAAAGAGGCAGCATCACCAAGCTCAG TAGTGATTGATCCACAAGCTATTGAAGGGAGTAGGAAGAGTATTGAGCATGATTCCGGAGGACCAAAAAGTTGGGACTCATTGAAGCTACCAGGATTACGCCCCTCCATGTCAATGACGGATCTTGTGAACCACATAGGAAACTGTATCTCTGAGCAAATGACTTCTGGAAGCTTACCCTTAGCCAAGGCATCCGAATGCCATGACATGCTCGAAAACATCTCTCAAGTTTTGCTCAGTGATACTCAGTGTTCAACAGGGTTGGACGAGAGATCCCTAATGAAGAAGGTAAATTCTCTGTGCAGCTTGCTGCAGGATCCCGTCATAGCTACCAGTGCTCTAGTTGATGGTGAAAACCGTAACCAAGTTGCTGATCCTGCTAAAAATGTCTACTTTGACCTTGCAAATGATTCTGTTCATTCTACACACGAGAAGACCGGTAACACCTTGCAAGCTTCTGAAGTAAATTTTGCAGATGGGCCAGCTGGTCTACCTAGAAAAGACTCGTTTAGCGATTTGCTTCTCCATCTTCCACGTATTGCTTCTCTCCCGAGGTTTTCGAACTTGTTATATGGAATTGCAGAAGGTGAAGAATATCAATCTCCGTGA